A region of Alteromonadaceae bacterium 2753L.S.0a.02 DNA encodes the following proteins:
- a CDS encoding putative membrane protein YqiK yields the protein MASHLPLFTMILTGVGIAFLVILGIMALFKAFYVKVEQGVALIKNDLSTKPKVFFTGAWILPVIHKKELMRISLITLEVDRRGKEGLICADNMRADITVAFYLRVNETPEDVLKVAKSLGANRASDKNAVHELFNAKFSEALKTVGKQIDFVKLFEDRQHFRDKIIEVIGNDLNGYALEDVAIDYLEQTPKAALDPANILDAEGIRKITELTATQNVKTNIFERDEELAIKKKNVETVEAMLELERQQADAEARQQREILSLQAREEAETKRIQEEERKKAEMATLLADQDLKVQAENQMREIEVAEQNRQRAVVIEIEKVTRAKDLEIVSREREVELQRIEAEKAIEVEKKEIANVIRERVSVDKTVAIEEEKIKEVREVSEADRVKQVQVLAAVAKAEEEKVRTVKEAEAQEVAAKHKAEEITTLAQAELEASAKQADAKKKLAEGVQAEQAASGLAEAKVQEAKADAMEKEGLAEARVIASKGEAEAGVIALKGESEAKAVRETGVAQAEVTREQFKAEADGLVDKFEAMGRMSDQARQHEEFRMTLETAFKEALASIEAGKDIAKENAEVLAVALQKAHIDIVGGEDHFFDNFAKSLSIGKAVDGLASKSGTISTLLEKVMAMSAGAQAANGTEITPQ from the coding sequence ATGGCATCCCATTTACCGCTATTTACGATGATACTTACGGGTGTCGGAATTGCGTTCCTGGTTATACTCGGCATTATGGCGCTGTTCAAAGCGTTTTATGTAAAAGTAGAACAAGGTGTTGCGTTAATAAAGAATGATTTGAGCACCAAGCCGAAAGTCTTTTTTACCGGTGCGTGGATATTGCCGGTAATCCATAAAAAAGAACTCATGCGGATATCTCTAATAACTTTGGAGGTAGACCGTCGCGGTAAAGAAGGCTTGATCTGCGCCGATAATATGCGTGCCGATATTACCGTTGCTTTCTACCTGCGGGTCAACGAAACGCCTGAAGATGTTTTAAAAGTTGCAAAATCTTTAGGGGCGAATCGAGCTTCCGATAAAAATGCGGTTCATGAACTCTTTAATGCCAAGTTTTCTGAAGCATTAAAAACCGTGGGTAAACAAATCGATTTCGTTAAGCTCTTTGAAGATCGCCAACACTTCCGCGATAAGATTATTGAAGTTATTGGTAACGACCTCAATGGCTATGCCCTGGAAGATGTCGCAATTGACTATCTCGAGCAAACGCCGAAAGCCGCGTTAGATCCTGCCAATATTCTCGATGCCGAAGGTATTCGTAAAATTACCGAACTCACCGCAACGCAAAATGTTAAAACCAATATTTTTGAGCGCGATGAAGAATTGGCCATTAAGAAAAAGAATGTTGAAACCGTCGAAGCGATGTTGGAACTCGAGCGCCAGCAGGCCGATGCCGAAGCGCGTCAACAGCGCGAAATATTAAGCCTCCAGGCCAGGGAAGAAGCCGAAACCAAGCGTATTCAGGAAGAAGAGCGCAAAAAAGCGGAGATGGCGACCTTGTTGGCCGACCAGGACCTCAAAGTTCAGGCCGAAAACCAGATGCGAGAAATTGAAGTGGCGGAACAAAATCGTCAGCGTGCCGTGGTGATTGAAATTGAAAAAGTCACCCGTGCTAAAGATCTTGAAATTGTCTCGCGTGAACGTGAAGTGGAATTGCAACGCATTGAAGCTGAAAAAGCCATTGAAGTTGAAAAGAAAGAAATTGCCAATGTTATTCGCGAGCGGGTATCCGTTGATAAAACTGTGGCGATAGAAGAAGAGAAAATCAAAGAGGTTCGCGAAGTTTCAGAAGCTGATCGTGTCAAGCAAGTACAGGTGTTGGCTGCTGTGGCAAAAGCGGAGGAAGAAAAAGTACGTACAGTGAAAGAAGCCGAGGCGCAGGAAGTTGCAGCCAAGCACAAAGCAGAAGAAATAACGACTTTAGCTCAGGCCGAACTGGAAGCTTCTGCGAAACAGGCTGATGCCAAGAAGAAACTGGCTGAAGGTGTACAGGCCGAACAAGCTGCGTCAGGCCTGGCTGAAGCCAAGGTGCAGGAAGCCAAAGCCGATGCAATGGAAAAAGAAGGCCTTGCAGAAGCGCGCGTTATTGCTTCGAAAGGTGAGGCAGAAGCCGGGGTTATTGCGCTTAAAGGCGAATCCGAGGCGAAAGCGGTACGCGAAACCGGAGTTGCCCAGGCAGAAGTCACTCGCGAGCAGTTCAAAGCAGAAGCCGATGGTCTGGTGGATAAATTCGAAGCCATGGGCCGTATGAGTGATCAGGCTCGCCAGCATGAAGAATTCCGTATGACGCTGGAAACAGCCTTCAAAGAAGCGCTCGCCTCAATTGAAGCCGGTAAAGATATTGCCAAGGAAAATGCCGAGGTTCTGGCAGTGGCTCTGCAAAAAGCCCATATCGATATTGTCGGTGGTGAAGACCACTTCTTCGATAACTTTGCCAAGTCGTTGTCGATTGGTAAAGCCGTCGATGGTCTCGCCTCCAAGAGCGGCACCATTTCCACTTTGTTAGAAAAGGTCATGGCGATGTCTGCCGGTGCGCAGGCGGCGAATGGAACCGAAATTACCCCTCAATAA
- a CDS encoding phage shock protein A (PspA) family protein, with protein MNIWAKMITALRGGINEAGEAVVDSQALRILDQEVRDATEELKQSREGLTAIIARQKLAEEKCSQLEKNISEYEGYAVKALEQDNETLALEVAEKIASYESQLQTEKQSAAEFANSADSLRKSISTAEQTIRRLKQQIDTVKATESVQRAQTAVAERYSGSDSKLRTAMDSLERIKEKQALKGAKIKAASELAQDANPDSLHEKLQKAGIASSSASAAEVLERLKKKGK; from the coding sequence ATGAACATCTGGGCAAAAATGATTACCGCATTGCGTGGTGGTATTAACGAAGCCGGTGAAGCGGTGGTAGACAGTCAGGCGTTACGTATTCTTGATCAGGAAGTACGTGATGCCACGGAAGAGCTCAAGCAATCCCGAGAGGGTTTGACAGCGATCATTGCGCGTCAAAAGCTTGCCGAAGAAAAATGTTCGCAGCTTGAAAAAAATATTAGTGAATACGAGGGCTACGCTGTAAAAGCGCTGGAACAGGATAACGAAACCCTGGCGTTAGAAGTGGCAGAAAAAATTGCCAGCTATGAGTCGCAATTGCAGACTGAAAAACAGTCTGCGGCAGAGTTTGCTAACAGTGCCGATTCGCTGCGTAAATCCATCAGTACGGCCGAACAAACTATTCGCCGCTTAAAGCAGCAAATAGACACCGTTAAAGCCACCGAAAGTGTGCAGCGTGCCCAAACGGCCGTCGCGGAACGCTACAGCGGTAGCGATTCGAAATTACGTACAGCGATGGATTCGCTGGAGCGCATCAAGGAAAAGCAGGCGCTTAAAGGTGCCAAAATCAAAGCTGCGTCGGAATTGGCGCAAGATGCTAACCCAGATTCTCTGCATGAAAAATTGCAGAAGGCGGGCATAGCATCTTCTTCTGCCAGTGCAGCAGAGGTGTTGGAACGCTTAAAGAAAAAAGGGAAGTAA